A single Triticum dicoccoides isolate Atlit2015 ecotype Zavitan chromosome 2A, WEW_v2.0, whole genome shotgun sequence DNA region contains:
- the LOC119353384 gene encoding protein TsetseEP-like isoform X1: MPSPVLHTTIQRNHTDTPSTLSQLRGLEAVKHRCSKSCERKERAAMARHSLLAVLLVGLVAASGFSQAAAAGRGLAEKLPEPEPKPMPYPEPKPEPKPEPMPKPEPMPKPEPKPLPKPEPMPKPEPKPLPKPEPMPKPEPKPEPKPEPMPKPEPKPEPKPDPMPKPEPKPEPKPEPMPKPEPKPEPKPEPMPKPEPKPEPKPEPKPEPMPKPEPKPEPKPEPMPKPEPKPEPKPEPMPKPEPKPKPLPKPEPKPEPMPKPEPKPEPEPKPEPPPKGKPPMTDN; encoded by the exons ATGCCATCTCCGGTTCTCCACACCACCATTCAGAGGAACCACACCGACACCCCATCCACTTTATCTCAGTTGAGAGGTTTAGAAGCGGTGAAGCACAGGTGCAGCAAGAGCTGCGAGAGGAAGGAGCGAGCAGCAATGGCGAGGCACAGCCTCCTTGCCGTGCTCCTCGTCGGGCTGGTCGCGGCCTCTGGTTTCAGCCAGGCCGCCGCCGCTGGTCGGGGCCTCGCCGAGAAGCTCCCCGAGCCGGAGCCCAAGCCGATGCCGTACCCGGAGCCCAAGCCGGAACCCAAGCCAGAGCCAATGCCTAAGCCTGAACCCATGCCAAAGCCAGAGCCTAAGCCTCTGCCTAAGCCTGAACCCATGCCAAAACCAGAGCCTAAGCCTCTGCCCAAACCTGAACCCATGCCAAAGCCAGAGCCCAAACCGGAGCCGAAGCCGGAGCCGATGCCAAAGCCCGAACCAAAGCCTGAGCCCAAGCCTGACCCGATGCCCAAACCTGAGCCTAAGCCTGAGCCCAAGCCAGAGCCGATGCCCAAACCGGAACCAAAGCCAGAGCCCAAGCCCGAGCC GATGCCAAAGCCGGAACCAAAGCCAGAGCCCAAACCCGAGCCCAAGCCAGAGCCGATGCCAAAGCCGGAACCAAAGCCCGAGCCCAAGCCCGAGCCAATGCCGAAGCCAGAACCGAAGCCAGAGCCCAAGCCTGAGCCGATGCCAAAGCCAGAGCCTAAGCCCAAACCATTGCCTAAACCAGAGCCTAAGCCTGAACCTATGCCTAAGCCAGAGCCCAAGCCTGAGCCCGAACCGAAGCCGGAGCCGCCTCCGAAGGGCAAGCCACCGATGACTGACAATTGA
- the LOC119353383 gene encoding serine/threonine-protein phosphatase 6 regulatory ankyrin repeat subunit B-like translates to MDGVSTEPRHPLLQAVLDGDLRLLKEMAGVVAADVGIRARALTVAVMEGRLDICRCLVEDHGVDVNQRTFTGDTPLAISATYGTPATTRYLLDRGADPTLAGALWPPLHAAAIFGQCEIVELLLSTGIDVDHFDSVYGTALHVAATNGQDGSMNILLQHHADPNKVFRLDSTPLRLAMISESLECVKLLIKAGADVNKIDYTGVTYLMIAAGNGLSDTLKCLLDAGANPDIDDGFGTTPIEIAALQARWDMVAMLFPLTSPISRLPDWSVDGIISHVQSFGLKPRDIHLCEAKRAELKLQATEAFKRKEYIIAGDLYTCAMSFQPSPKGLANLLAHRSFCMLHAGIGKEALSDSARCTVLRPLWPKGYYRLGAAFMLLQDYGKAAQTFEAGLKLDPTNADMANALREAQETARNPPRTRGLECLHPFGMRRSWSD, encoded by the exons ATGGATGGGGTTTCGACGGAGCCTCGCCACCCGCTCTTGCAGGCCGTTCTCGACGGCGACCTCCGCCTCCTCAAAG AGATGGCGGGCGTCGTGGCGGCGGACGTCGGCATCAGGGCGCGCGCGCTGACTGTGGCGGTCATGGAAGGGCGGCTGGACATCTGTAGGTGCCTCGTCGAGGACCACGGCGTCGATGTCAACCAGCGCACCTTCACAG GTGACACTCCTCTGGCCATTTCTGCGACTTATGGGACGCCTGCTACCACCAGATATCTTCTGGATCGTGGTGCTGATCCAACTTTAGCTGGTGCCCTGTGGCCACCTCTTCATGCTGCTGCAATTTTTG GACAATGTGAGATAGTGGAATTGCTGCTTTCAACTGGAATTGATGTGGATCATTTCGATTCTGTGTATGGGACCGCATTGCATGTTGCCGCTACTAATGGTCAAGATGGCTCGATGAATATTTTGTTGCAGCATCATGCAGAT CCCAATAAGGTTTTCCGCCTTGATAGTACCCCGTTAAGGCTGGCCATGATTTCTGAATCACTGGAATGTGTGAAGCTACTCATTAAG GCTGGCGCTGATGTGAATAAAATTGACTATACTGGTGTTACTTACTTGATGATAGCAGCGGGCAATGGCTTATCTGATACCCTGAAATGCTTACTAGATGCTGGCGCTAACCCAGATATTGATGATGGG TTTGGTACAACTCCAATCGAAATTGCCGCCCTCCAAGCCAGATGGGATATGGTTGCGATGTTATTTCCTTtaacttctcccatttcaagattGCCGGATTGGAGTGTTGATGGAATTATTTCTCATGTGCAATCTTTCGGTTTGAAGCCGAGG GATATACATCTATGTGAAGCGAAAAGAGCTGAACTAAAGTTGCAAGCTACAGAGGCTTTTAAGAGAAAGGAATATATCATAGCAGGAGACCTATATACTTGT GCAATGAGTTTTCAGCCTAGTCCAAAAGGTCTTGCAAACCTGCTAGCACATAGGAGTTTCTGTATGTtgcacgcgggaataggaaaagaggCTCTCTCCGACTCTGCTAGGTGCACAGTGCTACGACCTCTTTGGCCCAAAGGTTACTATCGACTAGGAGCAGCCTTTATGTTGCTACAG GACTATGGAAAAGCAGCTCAGACGTTCGAAGCTGGCTTGAAACTGGACCCTACAAATGCGGATATGGCAAACGCTTTAAG GGAAGCCCAAGAGACGGCGAGGAATCCTCCTCGCACCAGGGGGCTGGAGTGCCTTCACCCATTTGGAATGAGACGTTCCTGGAGTGATTGA
- the LOC119353384 gene encoding protein TsetseEP-like isoform X2, translated as MPSPVLHTTIQRNHTDTPSTLSQLRGLEAVKHRCSKSCERKERAAMARHSLLAVLLVGLVAASGFSQAAAAGRGLAEKLPEPEPKPMPYPEPKPEPKPEPMPKPEPMPKPEPKPLPKPEPMPKPEPKPLPKPEPMPKPEPKPEPKPEPMPKPEPKPEPKPDPMPKPEPKPEPKPEPMPKPEPKPEPKPEPMPKPEPKPEPKPEPKPEPMPKPEPKPEPKPEPMPKPEPKPEPKPEPMPKPEPKPKPLPKPEPKPEPMPKPEPKPEPEPKPEPPPKGKPPMTDN; from the exons ATGCCATCTCCGGTTCTCCACACCACCATTCAGAGGAACCACACCGACACCCCATCCACTTTATCTCAGTTGAGAGGTTTAGAAGCGGTGAAGCACAGGTGCAGCAAGAGCTGCGAGAGGAAGGAGCGAGCAGCAATGGCGAGGCACAGCCTCCTTGCCGTGCTCCTCGTCGGGCTGGTCGCGGCCTCTGGTTTCAGCCAGGCCGCCGCCGCTGGTCGGGGCCTCGCCGAGAAGCTCCCCGAGCCGGAGCCCAAGCCGATGCCGTACCCGGAGCCCAAGCCGGAACCCAAGCCAGAGCCAATGCCTAAGCCTGAACCCATGCCAAAGCCAGAGCCTAAGCCTCTGCCTAAGCCTGAACCCATGCCAAAACCAGAGCCTAAGCCTCTGCCCAAACCTGAACCCATGCCAAAGCCAGAGCCCAAACCGGAGCCGAAGCCGGAGCCGATGCCAAAGCCCGAACCAAAGCCTGAGCCCAAGCCTGACCCGATGCCCAAACCTGAGCCTAAGCCTGAGCCCAAGCCAGAGCCGATGCCCAAACCGGAACCAAAGCCAGAGCCCAAGCCCGAGCCTATGCCAAAA CCGGAACCAAAGCCAGAGCCCAAACCCGAGCCCAAGCCAGAGCCGATGCCAAAGCCGGAACCAAAGCCCGAGCCCAAGCCCGAGCCAATGCCGAAGCCAGAACCGAAGCCAGAGCCCAAGCCTGAGCCGATGCCAAAGCCAGAGCCTAAGCCCAAACCATTGCCTAAACCAGAGCCTAAGCCTGAACCTATGCCTAAGCCAGAGCCCAAGCCTGAGCCCGAACCGAAGCCGGAGCCGCCTCCGAAGGGCAAGCCACCGATGACTGACAATTGA
- the LOC119353384 gene encoding protein TsetseEP-like isoform X4: MPSPVLHTTIQRNHTDTPSTLSQLRGLEAVKHRCSKSCERKERAAMARHSLLAVLLVGLVAASGFSQAAAAGRGLAEKLPEPEPKPMPYPEPKPEPKPEPMPKPEPMPKPEPKPLPKPEPMPKPEPKPLPKPEPMPKPEPKPEPMPKPEPKPEPKPEPKPEPMPKPEPKPEPKPEPMPKPEPKPEPKPEPMPKPEPKPKPLPKPEPKPEPMPKPEPKPEPEPKPEPPPKGKPPMTDN, encoded by the exons ATGCCATCTCCGGTTCTCCACACCACCATTCAGAGGAACCACACCGACACCCCATCCACTTTATCTCAGTTGAGAGGTTTAGAAGCGGTGAAGCACAGGTGCAGCAAGAGCTGCGAGAGGAAGGAGCGAGCAGCAATGGCGAGGCACAGCCTCCTTGCCGTGCTCCTCGTCGGGCTGGTCGCGGCCTCTGGTTTCAGCCAGGCCGCCGCCGCTGGTCGGGGCCTCGCCGAGAAGCTCCCCGAGCCGGAGCCCAAGCCGATGCCGTACCCGGAGCCCAAGCCGGAACCCAAGCCAGAGCCAATGCCTAAGCCTGAACCCATGCCAAAGCCAGAGCCTAAGCCTCTGCCTAAGCCTGAACCCATGCCAAAACCAGAGCCTAAGCCTCTGCCCAAACCTGAACCCATGCCAAAGCCAGAGCCCAAACCGGAGCC GATGCCAAAGCCGGAACCAAAGCCAGAGCCCAAACCCGAGCCCAAGCCAGAGCCGATGCCAAAGCCGGAACCAAAGCCCGAGCCCAAGCCCGAGCCAATGCCGAAGCCAGAACCGAAGCCAGAGCCCAAGCCTGAGCCGATGCCAAAGCCAGAGCCTAAGCCCAAACCATTGCCTAAACCAGAGCCTAAGCCTGAACCTATGCCTAAGCCAGAGCCCAAGCCTGAGCCCGAACCGAAGCCGGAGCCGCCTCCGAAGGGCAAGCCACCGATGACTGACAATTGA
- the LOC119353384 gene encoding protein TsetseEP-like isoform X3, whose amino-acid sequence MPSPVLHTTIQRNHTDTPSTLSQLRGLEAVKHRCSKSCERKERAAMARHSLLAVLLVGLVAASGFSQAAAAGRGLAEKLPEPEPKPMPYPEPKPEPKPEPMPKPEPMPKPEPKPLPKPEPMPKPEPKPLPKPEPMPKPEPKPEPKPEPMPKPEPKPEPKPDPMPKPEPKPEPKPEPMPKPEPKPEPKPEPMPKPEPKPEPKPEPMPKPEPKPEPKPEPMPKPEPKPKPLPKPEPKPEPMPKPEPKPEPEPKPEPPPKGKPPMTDN is encoded by the exons ATGCCATCTCCGGTTCTCCACACCACCATTCAGAGGAACCACACCGACACCCCATCCACTTTATCTCAGTTGAGAGGTTTAGAAGCGGTGAAGCACAGGTGCAGCAAGAGCTGCGAGAGGAAGGAGCGAGCAGCAATGGCGAGGCACAGCCTCCTTGCCGTGCTCCTCGTCGGGCTGGTCGCGGCCTCTGGTTTCAGCCAGGCCGCCGCCGCTGGTCGGGGCCTCGCCGAGAAGCTCCCCGAGCCGGAGCCCAAGCCGATGCCGTACCCGGAGCCCAAGCCGGAACCCAAGCCAGAGCCAATGCCTAAGCCTGAACCCATGCCAAAGCCAGAGCCTAAGCCTCTGCCTAAGCCTGAACCCATGCCAAAACCAGAGCCTAAGCCTCTGCCCAAACCTGAACCCATGCCAAAGCCAGAGCCCAAACCGGAGCCGAAGCCGGAGCCGATGCCAAAGCCCGAACCAAAGCCTGAGCCCAAGCCTGACCCGATGCCCAAACCTGAGCCTAAGCCTGAGCCCAAGCCAGAGCCGATGCCCAAACCGGAACCAAAGCCAGAGCCCAAGCCCGAGCCTATGCCAAAA CCGGAACCAAAGCCCGAGCCCAAGCCCGAGCCAATGCCGAAGCCAGAACCGAAGCCAGAGCCCAAGCCTGAGCCGATGCCAAAGCCAGAGCCTAAGCCCAAACCATTGCCTAAACCAGAGCCTAAGCCTGAACCTATGCCTAAGCCAGAGCCCAAGCCTGAGCCCGAACCGAAGCCGGAGCCGCCTCCGAAGGGCAAGCCACCGATGACTGACAATTGA